A region from the Pseudomonas cucumis genome encodes:
- the tsaA gene encoding tRNA (N6-threonylcarbamoyladenosine(37)-N6)-methyltransferase TrmO has product MTYSVSPIGFVRSCFKEKFAIPRQPQLAPAARGVLELVAPFDQGDAVQGLEQVSHVWLLFLFHQTLEEKPRLKVRPPRLGGNKSMGVFATRATHRPNGIGQSVVKLDKVEANRLWISGIDLLDGTPILDIKPYVPYADIIDTASNSIASAPPSLIPVQWTDSALQQAQGHAQRLDEPLVELIEQCLAQDPRPAYQIPAPEREYGAQFWDVDVRWHYPTPDLIRVLEVIPVSNL; this is encoded by the coding sequence ATGACCTACAGCGTTTCCCCCATTGGCTTCGTGCGCTCCTGCTTCAAGGAGAAGTTCGCCATTCCGCGCCAGCCGCAACTGGCCCCGGCCGCTCGAGGCGTGCTGGAATTGGTGGCACCGTTCGATCAGGGTGACGCAGTACAAGGTCTGGAGCAGGTCAGCCATGTCTGGCTGTTGTTCCTGTTCCATCAGACCCTGGAAGAAAAGCCACGCCTGAAAGTCCGCCCTCCACGCCTGGGCGGCAATAAATCCATGGGCGTATTTGCCACTCGGGCGACGCACCGGCCCAATGGCATCGGTCAATCAGTGGTCAAACTGGACAAAGTCGAAGCCAATCGGCTGTGGATCTCCGGTATCGACCTACTCGACGGCACGCCAATTCTCGACATCAAACCTTACGTGCCCTACGCCGATATCATCGACACAGCGTCCAACAGCATCGCCAGCGCCCCGCCATCGCTGATTCCCGTGCAGTGGACAGACTCAGCACTGCAACAGGCTCAGGGCCATGCTCAGCGGCTTGATGAGCCCTTGGTCGAGCTGATCGAGCAATGCCTGGCACAAGACCCACGCCCGGCATACCAGATTCCTGCACCGGAAAGGGAATACGGCGCGCAGTTCTGGGATGTGGATGTGCGCTGGCATTACCCCACGCCCGACCTTATCCGCGTCCTCGAAGTCATTCCCGTGTCCAACCTGTAG
- a CDS encoding SDR family oxidoreductase, which produces MHPYFSLAGRTALVTGGTRGIGKMIAKAYVEAGATVYVCARDADACQQTANELSAFGVCHAVAANLAHEEGVQQLAARLSEQIGQLDILVNNAGTTWGAPLESYPVKGWEKVMQLNVTSVFNCIQQFLPLLRKAGSEANPARIINIGSVAGISSFGEQAYAYGPSKAALHQLSRILARELVSQHINVNVIAPGRFPSKMTQHIGNDEQALAEDTALIPMKRWGREEEMAALAISLASKAGAYMTGNIIPLDGGFSL; this is translated from the coding sequence ATGCACCCGTATTTTTCTCTCGCAGGCCGCACCGCTCTGGTGACCGGCGGCACCCGCGGAATCGGCAAAATGATCGCCAAGGCTTATGTCGAGGCTGGCGCCACTGTGTACGTGTGTGCCCGCGATGCCGACGCCTGTCAGCAAACTGCCAACGAACTGAGTGCCTTCGGGGTTTGTCACGCGGTAGCTGCCAACCTGGCCCACGAAGAAGGCGTCCAGCAATTGGCTGCACGCCTGAGTGAACAGATCGGTCAGCTGGATATTCTGGTGAACAACGCCGGCACCACCTGGGGCGCGCCGTTGGAGAGTTACCCGGTCAAGGGCTGGGAAAAGGTCATGCAGCTCAATGTGACCTCGGTGTTCAACTGCATTCAGCAATTTCTGCCGCTGCTGCGCAAGGCTGGCTCCGAAGCGAATCCGGCGCGGATCATCAACATCGGTTCAGTGGCCGGGATTTCATCCTTCGGCGAACAGGCATATGCCTACGGCCCGAGCAAGGCTGCCCTGCATCAACTGTCGCGGATTCTGGCGCGGGAGCTGGTGAGCCAGCACATCAACGTCAACGTGATTGCACCGGGGCGTTTTCCGAGCAAGATGACTCAGCACATTGGGAATGATGAGCAGGCGCTGGCGGAGGATACGGCGCTGATTCCGATGAAGCGCTGGGGCCGGGAAGAAGAGATGGCGGCGTTGGCGATCAGCCTGGCGAGTAAGGCTGGGGCGTATATGACCGGGAACATCATCCCACTGGATGGTGGGTTCAGCCTCTGA
- a CDS encoding YehS family protein produces MIHNDVLRSVRYMLDISDKKVIEIIKIGGMDVSLEDLLTYLDKKEEDEEGFVRCPDEVMAHFLDGLVIFKRGKDESRPPQPIEVPVTNNIILKKLRVAFELKEDDMHAILKAAEFPVSKPELSALFRKFGHTNYRTCGDQLLRNFLKGLTLRVRPQ; encoded by the coding sequence ATGATTCATAACGACGTACTGCGCAGCGTGCGCTACATGCTCGACATCAGCGACAAGAAAGTCATCGAGATCATCAAGATCGGTGGCATGGACGTGTCCCTGGAAGACCTGCTGACCTACCTCGACAAGAAAGAGGAAGACGAGGAAGGCTTCGTACGCTGCCCGGACGAAGTCATGGCGCATTTCCTCGATGGCCTGGTGATCTTCAAGCGTGGCAAGGACGAAAGCCGTCCGCCGCAGCCGATCGAAGTGCCAGTGACCAACAACATCATCCTGAAAAAACTGCGTGTGGCCTTCGAACTGAAAGAAGACGACATGCACGCGATCCTCAAGGCCGCCGAGTTCCCGGTGTCCAAGCCTGAGCTGAGCGCGCTGTTCCGCAAGTTCGGCCACACCAACTACCGCACCTGCGGCGACCAGTTGCTGCGCAACTTCCTCAAGGGCCTGACCCTGCGCGTTCGCCCGCAGTAA
- a CDS encoding rRNA pseudouridine synthase, producing MTDPIRLSKRLIELVGCSRREAELFIEGGWVTVDGEVIDEPQFKVDTQKVELDPEAKATAPEPVTILFNVPAGMDAETAMATISAETLSEEHRYGKRPLKGHFLRLTASTDLQANASGLLVFTQDWKILRKLTADSAKIEQEYVVEVEGDMVAHGLNRLNHGLTYKGKELPPVKASWQNENRLRFAMKNPQPGVIALFCQAVGLKVVAIRRIRIGGVSIGKVPLGQWRYLSGKEKF from the coding sequence ATGACTGACCCGATTCGTCTCTCCAAACGCCTCATCGAACTCGTCGGCTGTTCCCGTCGGGAGGCTGAGCTGTTCATCGAGGGCGGCTGGGTCACCGTGGACGGCGAAGTCATCGACGAGCCGCAGTTCAAGGTCGACACCCAAAAAGTCGAGCTCGACCCCGAAGCCAAGGCCACTGCGCCGGAGCCGGTGACCATCCTGTTCAACGTCCCTGCGGGCATGGACGCGGAAACGGCCATGGCGACCATCAGCGCCGAGACCCTGAGCGAAGAACACCGCTACGGCAAACGTCCGCTCAAGGGCCACTTCCTGCGCCTGACCGCCAGTACCGATCTGCAGGCCAATGCCAGCGGTCTGTTGGTGTTTACCCAGGACTGGAAGATCCTGCGCAAGCTCACCGCCGATTCCGCCAAAATCGAACAAGAATATGTCGTCGAGGTAGAAGGCGACATGGTGGCTCACGGCCTCAACCGTCTGAACCACGGCCTCACCTACAAAGGTAAGGAACTGCCACCGGTCAAGGCCAGCTGGCAGAACGAAAATCGCCTGCGCTTTGCGATGAAGAACCCGCAACCGGGCGTGATCGCCCTGTTTTGCCAGGCCGTTGGCCTGAAGGTCGTCGCCATCCGCCGCATCCGCATCGGCGGCGTGTCCATCGGCAAAGTGCCGTTGGGGCAATGGCGTTACCTGTCCGGCAAAGAGAAGTTCTAA
- a CDS encoding GNAT family N-acetyltransferase produces the protein MRQHSVIHTPKQSDYEELTQVWEASVRATHDFLPDSYIDLLKNLVLTRYLDAVMLICTKDSRQRITGFAGVAAGKIEMLFIDPAHRGKGLGKQLLRYALEHLNADELDVNEQNPQALGFYFKQGFEVIGRSEHDGMGQPYPLLHMRLRQSQQLTRNG, from the coding sequence ATGCGCCAACACTCGGTCATTCACACACCGAAACAGAGCGACTACGAAGAACTCACCCAAGTGTGGGAAGCCTCGGTGCGCGCCACCCATGACTTTCTGCCCGACAGCTACATCGACCTGCTTAAGAATCTGGTGCTGACCCGCTACCTCGACGCGGTGATGCTGATCTGTACCAAAGACTCGCGCCAGCGCATCACCGGATTCGCCGGCGTGGCCGCGGGCAAGATCGAAATGCTCTTCATTGACCCAGCGCATCGTGGCAAGGGCCTGGGCAAGCAATTGCTGCGCTATGCCCTGGAACACCTGAACGCCGATGAACTGGACGTCAACGAGCAGAACCCGCAGGCCTTGGGGTTTTACTTCAAACAGGGCTTTGAGGTGATCGGTCGCTCCGAGCACGACGGTATGGGTCAGCCCTATCCGTTGTTGCACATGCGTTTGCGTCAGTCTCAACAACTGACGCGCAATGGTTAA
- the rimO gene encoding 30S ribosomal protein S12 methylthiotransferase RimO, with amino-acid sequence MSTTPAPANPKVGFVSLGCPKALVDSERILTQLRMEGYDVVSTYQDADVVVVNTCGFIDSAKAESLEVIGEAIKENGKVIVTGCMGVEEGNIRNVHPSVLAVTGPQQYEQVVNAVHDAVPPRQDHNPLIDLVPPQGIKLTPRHYAYLKISEGCNHSCSFCIIPSMRGKLVSRPVGDVLDEAQRLVKAGVKELLVISQDTSAYGVDVKYRTGFWNGAPVKTRMTELCEALSTLGVWVRLHYVYPYPHVDELIPLMAAGKILPYLDIPFQHASPKVLKAMKRPAFEDKTLARIKNWREICPDLIIRSTFIVGFPGETEEDFQYLLNWLTEAQLDRVGCFQYSPVEGAPANLLDAAIVPDDVKQDRWDRFMAHQQAISSARLQMRIGREIEVLVDEVDEQGAVGRCFFDAPEIDGNVFIDNGSNLKPGDKVWCKVTDADEYDLWAEQI; translated from the coding sequence ATGTCCACCACTCCTGCGCCGGCCAATCCAAAGGTTGGCTTCGTATCCCTGGGTTGCCCGAAAGCACTGGTCGACTCCGAGCGCATCCTTACCCAGCTGCGCATGGAAGGCTATGACGTTGTGTCCACTTATCAGGACGCCGACGTCGTGGTGGTCAACACTTGCGGCTTTATCGACTCGGCCAAGGCTGAGTCCCTTGAAGTGATTGGCGAAGCCATCAAGGAAAACGGCAAGGTCATCGTGACCGGCTGCATGGGCGTCGAAGAAGGCAACATCCGCAACGTGCACCCAAGCGTATTGGCCGTGACCGGTCCGCAGCAGTACGAGCAAGTGGTCAACGCCGTGCATGACGCCGTGCCGCCGCGTCAGGATCACAACCCGCTGATAGACCTGGTGCCGCCGCAAGGGATCAAACTGACCCCGCGCCACTACGCCTACCTGAAGATTTCCGAAGGCTGCAACCACAGCTGCAGCTTCTGCATCATCCCGTCGATGCGCGGCAAACTGGTCAGCCGCCCGGTCGGTGATGTGCTCGACGAGGCCCAGCGCCTGGTCAAGGCCGGCGTCAAAGAGCTGTTAGTGATTTCCCAGGACACCAGCGCCTACGGCGTCGACGTGAAATACCGCACCGGTTTCTGGAACGGCGCGCCGGTGAAAACCCGCATGACCGAACTCTGCGAAGCCCTGAGCACCCTCGGCGTCTGGGTGCGTCTGCACTACGTTTACCCGTACCCGCACGTCGACGAGCTGATCCCGCTGATGGCCGCCGGGAAAATCCTGCCGTACCTGGACATCCCGTTCCAGCACGCCAGCCCGAAAGTCCTGAAAGCCATGAAACGCCCGGCCTTCGAAGACAAGACCCTGGCGCGGATCAAGAACTGGCGCGAAATCTGCCCAGACCTGATCATCCGTTCGACCTTCATCGTCGGCTTCCCCGGCGAAACCGAAGAAGACTTCCAGTACCTGCTGAACTGGCTGACCGAAGCCCAGCTGGACCGCGTCGGCTGCTTCCAGTACTCGCCGGTCGAAGGCGCACCGGCCAACCTGCTGGACGCGGCCATCGTGCCGGACGACGTCAAGCAAGACCGCTGGGACCGCTTCATGGCGCACCAGCAGGCCATCAGCTCGGCGCGCCTGCAAATGCGCATCGGCCGTGAAATCGAAGTGCTGGTCGATGAAGTCGACGAGCAAGGCGCGGTCGGCCGTTGCTTCTTCGATGCCCCGGAAATCGACGGCAACGTGTTCATCGACAACGGCAGCAACTTGAAGCCGGGCGACAAAGTCTGGTGCAAAGTGACCGACGCCGACGAATACGACCTGTGGGCTGAACAGATCTAA
- a CDS encoding potassium transporter Kup: protein MGQASSQAVANGHSAAKPISMLVAAAGVVYGDIGTSPLYTIKEVFSGQYGVQVNHDGVFGILALIFWSLIWVVSIKYVLFILRADNQGEGGIMSLTALARRAAAPYPKLRTLLVILGLIGASLFYGDSMITPAISVLSAVEGLEVAFDGLEHWVVPMSLVILVALFLIQKHGTDRIGKLFGPVMVLWFVVLGGLGIHGIAQHPEVLNALDPAWGVRFFVVHPGMGVAILGAVVLALTGAEALYADMGHFGRKPIARAWFALVLPGLVLNYFGQGALLLENPEAARNPFYLLAPSWALVPLVVLSTLATVIASQAVISGAFSLTRQAIQLGYIPRMHIQHTSSAEQGQIYIGAVNWALMVGVILLVLGFESSGALASAYGVAVTGTMLITSILVSAVALLLWKWPPLLTVPLLIGFLLVDGLFFAANVPKIIQGGAFPVLAGIVLFILMTTWKRGKELLVERIDEGGLPLPVFIGSIRVQPPHRVQGTAVFLTARPDAVPHALLHNLLHNQVLHDQVVLLTVVYEDIPRVPPQRRFEVDSYGEGFFRVILHFGFTDEPDVPEALKLCHLDDLDFSPMRTTYFLSRETVIASKLEGMARWREVLFAFMLKNANGNLRFFNLPLNRVIELGTQVEM from the coding sequence ATGGGGCAGGCAAGTAGTCAGGCGGTCGCCAACGGGCATTCGGCGGCGAAGCCGATCAGCATGCTGGTGGCGGCGGCGGGAGTGGTTTACGGCGACATCGGCACCAGCCCGTTGTACACCATCAAAGAAGTGTTTTCCGGACAATACGGCGTGCAAGTCAATCATGACGGTGTCTTCGGTATTCTGGCGTTGATTTTCTGGTCGCTGATCTGGGTGGTCTCGATCAAGTACGTATTGTTCATCCTGCGTGCCGACAACCAGGGCGAAGGCGGCATCATGTCGCTGACAGCGCTGGCTCGCCGGGCTGCGGCGCCCTATCCAAAATTGCGTACCCTATTGGTGATTCTCGGGCTGATCGGTGCCTCGCTGTTTTATGGCGACAGCATGATTACCCCGGCGATTTCGGTTCTATCGGCAGTGGAAGGTCTGGAAGTCGCCTTCGATGGCCTTGAGCACTGGGTAGTGCCCATGTCGTTGGTAATATTGGTGGCCCTGTTCCTGATCCAGAAACATGGTACCGACCGGATCGGCAAGCTGTTCGGGCCGGTGATGGTGCTGTGGTTCGTGGTCCTTGGGGGGTTGGGCATTCACGGCATTGCCCAGCACCCGGAAGTGCTTAATGCCCTGGATCCGGCCTGGGGTGTGCGCTTTTTCGTCGTTCACCCGGGCATGGGCGTGGCGATTCTCGGTGCAGTGGTGTTGGCTTTGACTGGCGCCGAAGCGTTGTACGCCGATATGGGCCATTTCGGCCGCAAGCCGATTGCCCGTGCCTGGTTCGCCCTGGTGCTGCCGGGTCTGGTACTCAATTACTTCGGTCAGGGGGCTTTGCTGCTGGAAAATCCAGAGGCCGCGCGCAACCCGTTTTACCTGCTGGCCCCGAGCTGGGCCCTGGTGCCACTGGTGGTGCTGTCGACCCTGGCCACGGTGATCGCTTCCCAAGCGGTGATCTCCGGAGCATTTTCGCTGACCCGCCAGGCCATCCAGCTGGGTTACATCCCGCGCATGCATATTCAGCATACCTCCAGTGCCGAACAGGGGCAGATCTACATCGGTGCGGTGAACTGGGCGCTGATGGTCGGCGTGATTCTGTTGGTGCTGGGCTTTGAGTCGTCGGGTGCCCTGGCGTCGGCTTATGGCGTGGCCGTGACCGGAACCATGTTGATCACCAGCATCCTGGTGTCGGCAGTGGCGCTGCTGTTGTGGAAGTGGCCGCCGCTACTGACCGTGCCGCTGCTGATTGGCTTCTTGTTGGTGGACGGGCTGTTCTTCGCCGCCAACGTGCCGAAGATCATCCAGGGCGGTGCGTTTCCGGTGTTGGCGGGGATTGTGCTGTTTATCCTGATGACCACCTGGAAGCGCGGCAAGGAGTTGCTGGTCGAGCGCATCGATGAGGGCGGGTTGCCGCTGCCGGTCTTTATCGGCAGCATCCGTGTGCAACCGCCCCACCGGGTTCAGGGCACGGCGGTCTTCCTCACCGCCCGCCCGGATGCCGTGCCTCACGCGCTGTTGCACAACCTGCTGCATAACCAGGTGCTGCACGACCAAGTGGTGCTGTTGACAGTGGTGTACGAAGACATCCCGCGCGTCCCGCCGCAACGGCGTTTCGAGGTTGATTCCTACGGCGAAGGCTTCTTCCGGGTGATCCTGCACTTCGGCTTCACCGACGAGCCTGACGTGCCTGAGGCTTTGAAATTGTGCCATCTGGATGACCTGGATTTCAGTCCGATGCGCACCACCTACTTCCTCAGCCGCGAAACGGTCATTGCCTCAAAACTCGAAGGCATGGCCCGCTGGCGCGAGGTGTTGTTCGCGTTCATGTTGAAGAATGCCAACGGCAATCTGCGCTTCTTCAACCTGCCGCTGAACCGGGTGATTGAGCTGGGTACGCAAGTCGAGATGTAA
- a CDS encoding DUF3077 domain-containing protein, which translates to MTKIDVSAISDLKTIGFTPLICCSDQALFNVRAGVPIVAALSQASDLLFLAKSFTEDAAYAKDTDRHAWAAHYLTAMGKAVIDDVVKVLTPRPARTKTESEEELPESK; encoded by the coding sequence ATGACTAAAATTGATGTTTCCGCGATTTCAGATTTAAAAACCATCGGCTTCACCCCGCTCATCTGCTGCTCGGATCAGGCGTTATTCAACGTCCGCGCCGGCGTCCCCATCGTTGCTGCATTGTCACAAGCCTCCGACCTGCTGTTCCTCGCCAAATCATTTACCGAGGATGCAGCCTACGCAAAAGACACCGACCGTCATGCCTGGGCCGCGCACTATCTGACGGCGATGGGTAAGGCGGTGATTGACGATGTGGTGAAAGTGCTGACTCCGCGACCTGCCCGGACGAAAACCGAATCTGAAGAAGAGCTGCCCGAGAGCAAATAA
- a CDS encoding Phd-YefM, with protein MTALLERADQAISVTAMVRGFSARLKEISSRATERLVIFKDNQPAAVIINVDAYQEMLDELEDLRVEAAARERLIGFDQAKAVSHDDMRARYAKKD; from the coding sequence ATGACGGCATTACTGGAACGTGCTGACCAAGCGATTTCGGTGACTGCGATGGTCAGGGGGTTTAGTGCAAGGCTAAAGGAGATTTCCAGCCGAGCCACCGAGCGGCTGGTCATTTTCAAAGATAACCAACCCGCAGCGGTCATTATCAATGTCGATGCGTATCAGGAAATGCTCGACGAGCTTGAGGACCTTCGGGTTGAAGCGGCGGCTCGAGAGCGACTGATCGGTTTTGATCAGGCCAAGGCTGTCAGCCACGACGATATGCGGGCGCGGTACGCCAAGAAAGACTAA
- a CDS encoding type II toxin-antitoxin system RelE family toxin — protein sequence MVWGVIYHPEVQKDLDLLGAVAANRILDVIEERIINGEPDKSGKPLRASLAGCRRIRTGDTRIVYRVDGKAIQVLIVAVGARRDEEVYDAAERRL from the coding sequence ATGGTTTGGGGCGTTATCTATCATCCGGAGGTTCAGAAGGATCTGGATCTGCTGGGAGCTGTGGCGGCGAACCGCATTCTTGATGTTATCGAAGAGCGGATTATCAATGGTGAGCCGGACAAGAGCGGCAAGCCCCTGAGAGCCAGTCTTGCGGGCTGTAGACGGATCCGGACAGGCGACACGCGGATTGTTTATAGGGTCGATGGCAAGGCCATTCAGGTATTGATCGTCGCAGTCGGGGCCCGACGTGACGAAGAGGTCTATGACGCCGCAGAGCGTCGCCTATAG
- a CDS encoding virulence factor family protein, which translates to MIQRSLRYVLATLVVLALMVGGGYWYLKRPAPEPTLELLTPADGAAMTRVIPGTTPRAQVLVAVNEDQKLSDKQLQTLSRSGSAQIVQVILPKDCILQGRALQAGLKQLQGPATLVSGIGPGAVLAWRWLAEQKDEKAQAISVDLALEKPGCTHLLPKSAAHGHWLVAWNDNPDDTSAGFVRDQPNAETSISDYDINLPQVLNNELRKLLVGGDKAAGGLQIPVVEVPAGQAKDTVTLFLSGDGGWRDLDRDVAGEMAKIGYPVVGIDTLRYYWQHKSPEQSALDLTELMQHYRQKWGTKRFILTGYSFGADVLPAIYNRLPEAEQQRVDAIILLAFARTGSFEIEVEGWLGNAGKEAATGPEMAKLPPAKVVCIYGEEEVDESGCTDKTAVGEAMKLPGGHHFDENYPALAKRLVDIIEKRQAKGETAQE; encoded by the coding sequence ATGATTCAACGCTCCCTGCGGTACGTACTGGCCACACTGGTAGTGCTGGCCCTGATGGTCGGTGGCGGTTACTGGTACCTGAAACGCCCAGCACCGGAACCGACCCTCGAACTGCTGACCCCGGCCGATGGCGCCGCGATGACCCGCGTCATCCCGGGCACCACGCCACGCGCCCAAGTGCTGGTGGCGGTCAATGAAGACCAGAAGCTCAGCGACAAACAATTGCAGACCCTGAGCCGCAGCGGCTCGGCGCAGATCGTCCAGGTGATCCTGCCCAAGGACTGCATCCTGCAAGGTCGCGCCTTGCAAGCAGGCCTCAAGCAACTCCAAGGCCCGGCAACTCTGGTCAGCGGCATCGGCCCTGGCGCCGTGCTGGCGTGGCGCTGGCTGGCTGAGCAGAAGGACGAAAAGGCCCAGGCGATTTCGGTTGACCTGGCCCTGGAAAAACCCGGCTGCACTCACCTGCTGCCGAAAAGCGCCGCCCACGGCCACTGGCTGGTGGCCTGGAACGACAACCCGGACGACACCAGCGCCGGCTTCGTGCGTGACCAGCCCAACGCCGAAACCAGCATCAGCGACTACGACATCAACCTGCCGCAAGTGCTGAACAACGAACTGCGCAAGCTCCTCGTCGGTGGCGACAAAGCCGCTGGCGGCCTGCAGATCCCCGTGGTCGAAGTCCCGGCCGGCCAGGCCAAGGACACCGTCACCCTGTTCCTCTCCGGCGACGGCGGCTGGCGTGACCTGGACCGCGACGTGGCCGGTGAGATGGCGAAGATCGGCTACCCGGTGGTCGGCATCGACACCCTGCGCTACTACTGGCAGCACAAGAGCCCGGAACAAAGCGCTCTGGACCTGACCGAACTGATGCAGCACTACCGGCAGAAATGGGGCACCAAGCGCTTCATCCTGACCGGTTACTCGTTCGGCGCGGACGTACTGCCCGCCATCTACAACCGCCTGCCAGAAGCCGAACAGCAGCGCGTCGACGCAATCATCCTGCTGGCCTTCGCCCGCACCGGCAGCTTCGAGATCGAAGTCGAAGGCTGGCTTGGCAACGCTGGCAAAGAAGCCGCCACCGGCCCGGAAATGGCCAAGCTGCCGCCTGCAAAAGTGGTGTGCATCTACGGTGAGGAAGAAGTCGACGAGAGCGGCTGCACCGACAAGACCGCCGTGGGCGAAGCGATGAAACTGCCAGGCGGCCATCACTTTGATGAGAACTACCCGGCGCTGGCCAAGCGCTTGGTGGACATCATCGAGAAGCGCCAGGCCAAGGGCGAGACGGCTCAGGAGTGA